The following proteins are co-located in the uncultured Draconibacterium sp. genome:
- a CDS encoding redox-sensing transcriptional repressor Rex yields the protein MRNQVPEPTLRRLPGYLFFLEKVREDGVLNVSAPTIGKALKCDPTQVVKDLSVTGIKGKPRVGYNTYELCHALEEYLGFNRLNEAFLVGAGNLGSALMAYQEHQTLGIKIIAAFDVNKDKIGQHIGGTHVLEYNKLFHLSNRLDVKIAILTTPNNVAQDVAEDLVNCGVKAIWNFTHTNLVLPEDIIVQNTSMSSFAAVLLSRLNDSEN from the coding sequence ATGAGAAATCAGGTACCGGAACCAACTTTACGCAGGTTGCCGGGGTATTTGTTTTTTCTTGAAAAAGTGCGTGAAGATGGCGTATTAAATGTGTCGGCTCCTACCATTGGCAAAGCATTAAAATGCGATCCAACACAGGTTGTAAAAGATTTGTCGGTTACCGGAATTAAAGGCAAACCCAGGGTAGGTTACAATACATATGAACTGTGTCACGCTCTGGAAGAGTATTTAGGCTTTAATCGTCTAAATGAGGCTTTTCTGGTAGGAGCCGGAAATCTTGGTTCGGCTCTGATGGCATATCAGGAGCATCAAACATTAGGTATTAAAATTATTGCAGCTTTCGATGTAAACAAAGACAAAATCGGGCAGCACATTGGCGGTACTCATGTGTTGGAATACAATAAGTTATTCCATTTGTCGAATCGCCTGGATGTGAAAATTGCAATCTTAACAACACCTAATAATGTGGCTCAGGATGTGGCTGAAGATTTGGTGAATTGTGGGGTAAAAGCCATTTGGAATTTTACGCACACAAACCTTGTACTTCCGGAAGACATTATTGTTCAGAATACGTCGATGAGTTCATTCGCTGCTGTGCTGTTAAGTCGATTAAATGATTCCGAAAATTAA
- a CDS encoding sugar phosphate isomerase/epimerase family protein, translated as MNKIFLLCLAVLFTLSTLAQNSERPAPRPAPETTEVFKLGVAGYTFVKFDLQTTLETLQRCDVHYLCIKDFHLPVESTSEEIAAFHKKCAEYGVKGYAVGPLYMKSKEEIDKYFDYAKRVGVTTIVGVPSYELLPYVEEKVKEYGFNYAIHLHGPDIEIYQDADDVWEHTKDLDPRIGMCLDIGHDTRNGKDPVADLKKYHTRVFDMHLKDVTGPTKLGYSVEVGRGIIDFPALVKMMREVNYTGVISLEHERNMDNPFMGIAESIGYFRAMLEATK; from the coding sequence ATGAATAAAATATTCTTGCTTTGTTTAGCAGTACTCTTTACGCTAAGCACTCTCGCACAAAATTCAGAACGTCCTGCTCCGCGTCCTGCACCAGAAACAACAGAAGTATTTAAGCTTGGAGTTGCAGGGTACACTTTTGTTAAATTCGACTTACAAACAACTCTTGAAACCCTCCAACGTTGCGATGTACACTATTTATGTATCAAAGATTTTCATTTACCCGTAGAAAGTACTTCAGAGGAAATTGCCGCATTTCATAAAAAATGTGCCGAATATGGTGTAAAAGGATATGCCGTTGGCCCTTTGTATATGAAAAGTAAAGAAGAGATTGACAAGTATTTTGATTATGCGAAAAGAGTAGGGGTTACTACTATTGTTGGAGTACCATCTTACGAACTATTGCCTTATGTTGAAGAAAAAGTGAAAGAATACGGTTTTAATTATGCCATACATTTACACGGACCTGACATTGAAATTTATCAGGATGCGGATGACGTTTGGGAGCATACAAAAGATTTGGATCCCAGAATTGGAATGTGTTTGGATATTGGCCACGATACGCGCAATGGCAAAGATCCCGTTGCTGATTTAAAAAAATACCACACGCGTGTGTTCGATATGCATTTAAAGGATGTAACCGGACCGACAAAACTTGGTTACTCGGTTGAAGTGGGGCGTGGTATCATAGATTTTCCTGCTTTGGTTAAAATGATGAGAGAAGTAAATTATACCGGTGTAATTAGTTTGGAACACGAAAGAAATATGGACAATCCTTTTATGGGAATTGCCGAATCGATAGGGTATTTTAGAGCTATGTTGGAAGCTACAAAGTAA
- a CDS encoding sodium:solute symporter family protein, whose amino-acid sequence MKLTVVDIVIIFAYLISTVVIGLVLKKAAQKSKSNYLLGGNKLPWYMLGLSNASGMFDISGTMWLVTLLFVYGLKSIWIPWLWPVFNQVFLMVFLSVWLRRSKVTTGAEWINTRFGRSRDSNLSHGVVVVFALIMCLGYLAYGFIGLGKFVMIFIPWDIVAPHLPFNVPLEYVPHIYGILFTLFAVFYAVLGGMTSIVWADVLQYIIMTVSAILIGVLAMKALSVETLNVPDGWSSPFFGWDLSSLDWKGVIDEVNAKIASDGYSLFTIFFMMMVFKGVLVSIAGPAPTYDMQKILSTKSPKEAAKMSGFVSVVLMPIRYFMIAGFAILALLYYDELNLLVAGQIDFEQILPSAIAEFVPVGFMGLLLAGLLAAFNSTFAGTLNAAQAYIVNDIYLRYLKPEANNKQIKNMNYITGVVVVIVSIIFGLFAQDVNSVLQWIVSALYGSYVVSNVLKWYWWRFNGYGYFWGMVFGLVPALIFPYVFSETLDLYYFPWLLIISLFGALLGTFLTKPTDEKTLKEFYSTVRPWGFWGPVKKKVLADNPEFDVNRNFKRDMLNVVLGTIGQTALVALPIYVVLQEAIPIWIAIGVTAVCAFIMKKTWWDTLPDE is encoded by the coding sequence ATGAAACTAACCGTTGTTGACATTGTAATTATTTTTGCCTACCTGATTTCTACCGTTGTAATTGGCCTGGTGCTTAAAAAGGCCGCTCAAAAAAGTAAATCAAATTATCTTTTAGGAGGGAATAAATTGCCCTGGTACATGCTCGGATTGTCCAATGCCTCGGGAATGTTTGATATTTCCGGAACAATGTGGCTCGTAACTTTACTTTTTGTTTATGGTTTAAAAAGTATTTGGATTCCGTGGTTGTGGCCTGTTTTTAACCAGGTTTTTTTAATGGTATTTTTAAGTGTTTGGTTGCGACGTTCGAAAGTAACTACCGGTGCCGAGTGGATTAATACCCGATTTGGCCGATCGCGCGATAGCAATCTCTCGCATGGTGTAGTAGTTGTATTTGCATTAATTATGTGCCTTGGGTATTTGGCTTACGGATTTATCGGGCTTGGAAAGTTTGTAATGATTTTTATTCCCTGGGATATAGTGGCTCCGCATTTGCCATTTAATGTGCCACTGGAATATGTCCCTCATATTTATGGAATTCTGTTTACGCTTTTTGCTGTTTTTTACGCTGTTTTAGGAGGAATGACAAGTATTGTTTGGGCAGATGTTTTACAGTACATAATAATGACTGTTTCAGCAATTCTTATTGGCGTTTTGGCCATGAAAGCACTAAGTGTTGAAACGCTGAATGTTCCGGATGGCTGGTCATCTCCATTTTTTGGATGGGATCTTAGTTCGCTTGACTGGAAAGGAGTTATCGACGAAGTTAATGCTAAAATCGCCAGTGATGGTTATTCCTTGTTCACCATCTTTTTTATGATGATGGTTTTTAAGGGAGTTTTGGTGTCAATAGCAGGTCCGGCTCCAACTTACGACATGCAAAAAATACTTTCAACCAAATCGCCAAAAGAAGCGGCTAAAATGAGTGGTTTTGTTTCGGTTGTGTTGATGCCTATCCGCTACTTTATGATTGCCGGATTCGCAATTTTAGCCTTATTATACTATGATGAATTAAATCTTCTGGTTGCCGGTCAAATTGATTTTGAACAAATTTTGCCATCTGCAATTGCCGAATTTGTGCCTGTAGGTTTTATGGGTTTGTTACTTGCCGGGTTGCTGGCGGCTTTTAATTCAACTTTTGCCGGAACATTAAATGCTGCCCAGGCTTATATTGTTAACGATATTTATTTACGCTATTTAAAACCGGAAGCCAACAACAAACAAATTAAAAATATGAATTATATAACCGGAGTTGTTGTGGTTATTGTAAGTATTATTTTTGGTTTGTTTGCTCAAGATGTCAACAGTGTTCTGCAATGGATCGTTTCTGCGCTTTATGGAAGTTACGTAGTGTCGAATGTACTAAAATGGTACTGGTGGCGATTTAACGGCTACGGCTATTTCTGGGGAATGGTTTTTGGGTTGGTGCCAGCGCTAATTTTTCCCTATGTTTTTTCAGAAACACTCGACTTGTATTACTTCCCATGGTTACTTATTATTTCGCTCTTTGGAGCTTTGTTAGGAACTTTCTTAACCAAACCTACCGATGAAAAAACCTTAAAAGAATTCTATTCAACAGTGCGCCCTTGGGGATTTTGGGGGCCAGTAAAAAAGAAAGTTCTGGCAGATAATCCCGAATTCGATGTTAATAGAAATTTTAAACGCGATATGTTGAACGTGGTACTGGGAACAATTGGACAAACTGCTTTGGTGGCTTTACCCATTTATGTTGTTTTGCAGGAAGCAATTCCAATTTGGATCGCAATAGGAGTTACTGCAGTTTGTGCCTTTATTATGAAAAAAACCTGGTGGGACACCTTGCCTGATGAATAG
- a CDS encoding Gfo/Idh/MocA family oxidoreductase has protein sequence MSKIYNWAILGCGKIATKFANDLKLLPNAKLYAASSRNLERAQNFANDFGFEVAYGSYEEMVADKNVDVVYIATPHSFHHKHTLLCLKNKKAVLCEKAFAMNVHEVEEMIACAKDNNTFLMEAFWTMFQPSFNQAMEILNSGELGKLKIVRSDFAFNAPVLEDKRLYNPKLGGGSLLDIGIYPVFAALSSLGVPDTIKSFAEFSSTGTEESINIIFQYQNGEMANLTSSFSSYSPTQTEYLCEKGYLVLNPRWYTPTDITIWKEGGELRTIESQHREGFGYQYEAKHVMECLDSELIESPKMSWEMSMKLVGILDRIRVDAGIFFPDHDQELFF, from the coding sequence ATGAGTAAGATATACAATTGGGCAATCTTGGGATGTGGTAAAATTGCCACAAAGTTTGCTAATGATTTAAAACTACTGCCAAATGCAAAACTGTATGCTGCATCTTCACGTAACCTGGAACGCGCACAGAATTTTGCCAACGATTTTGGCTTTGAAGTTGCTTACGGTAGTTATGAAGAAATGGTAGCTGACAAAAATGTAGATGTTGTTTATATTGCAACACCACATTCGTTTCATCATAAACACACTTTACTTTGTTTAAAAAATAAGAAAGCGGTTTTATGTGAAAAGGCATTTGCAATGAATGTACATGAAGTTGAAGAGATGATTGCCTGTGCAAAGGACAACAATACCTTTTTAATGGAAGCCTTTTGGACCATGTTTCAGCCCAGCTTTAACCAGGCAATGGAAATCCTGAATTCAGGAGAGTTAGGTAAATTAAAGATTGTTCGCTCCGACTTTGCTTTTAATGCTCCTGTTCTTGAGGATAAACGATTGTACAATCCAAAACTGGGTGGCGGTTCATTACTGGATATTGGAATTTATCCGGTATTCGCAGCGTTGTCGTCACTCGGAGTACCAGATACAATTAAGTCGTTTGCTGAATTTAGTTCTACGGGTACCGAAGAAAGTATAAATATTATTTTTCAGTATCAAAATGGTGAAATGGCCAACTTAACTTCAAGTTTTTCATCTTATTCGCCAACTCAGACCGAATATTTATGCGAAAAAGGTTATCTCGTTTTAAATCCGCGGTGGTACACTCCAACCGATATAACAATTTGGAAAGAGGGAGGGGAGTTGCGTACCATTGAATCGCAGCATCGTGAAGGATTTGGTTATCAGTACGAAGCAAAGCATGTAATGGAGTGTCTGGATTCTGAATTAATTGAAAGTCCTAAAATGAGTTGGGAAATGAGTATGAAATTAGTGGGAATTCTGGATCGGATTCGAGTAGATGCCGGTATATTTTTTCCTGACCACGATCAAGAACTCTTTTTTTAA
- a CDS encoding YebC/PmpR family DNA-binding transcriptional regulator, producing the protein MGRAFEYRRAAKEKRWDKMSRIFPKLSKKITIAAKEGGPEADLNPALRTAILNAKAQNMPKANIDAAIKRASGKDAANFIETTYEGKGPHGVLVFVEAATDNTTRTVANVKSYFNKAGGGQVPNGSLEFMFSRKAVFQFEMPEGMDVDDIELELIDAGLEEIEENEGTYYAYGEYTSFSDMAHEFERLNIEVTKAELQRIPTTPVEFTEEQMDDIEKMLDKMEEDEDVQAVYTNIA; encoded by the coding sequence ATGGGAAGAGCATTTGAATACCGCAGGGCAGCGAAAGAGAAACGCTGGGATAAAATGTCGAGAATATTTCCAAAACTCTCGAAAAAGATAACAATTGCAGCAAAAGAAGGCGGACCTGAAGCTGATTTAAATCCTGCACTGCGAACGGCTATTTTAAATGCTAAGGCACAAAATATGCCCAAAGCCAATATCGATGCGGCGATAAAACGTGCTTCGGGAAAAGATGCAGCCAACTTTATTGAAACTACCTACGAAGGCAAAGGGCCACACGGAGTTTTGGTTTTTGTTGAAGCTGCAACCGACAATACTACACGTACAGTTGCCAACGTTAAAAGCTACTTTAACAAAGCAGGCGGCGGACAGGTTCCGAATGGTTCGTTGGAATTTATGTTTTCACGCAAAGCTGTTTTTCAGTTTGAGATGCCTGAAGGAATGGACGTGGATGACATTGAGTTGGAATTGATCGACGCAGGTTTGGAAGAAATTGAAGAAAATGAAGGCACCTATTATGCATATGGCGAATACACCAGTTTTAGCGATATGGCGCATGAATTTGAAAGACTTAATATTGAAGTAACCAAAGCAGAACTTCAACGTATTCCGACCACGCCGGTAGAATTTACCGAAGAACAAATGGACGACATTGAAAAAATGTTGGACAAAATGGAGGAGGACGAAGACGTTCAGGCTGTGTATACAAACATTGCCTAA
- a CDS encoding Gfo/Idh/MocA family oxidoreductase, with translation MNRRNFIGKAAAGAAAVTVIPRHVMGGSGFVAANDKINLAYIGNGKQIYTLLNGINKCKETVAVAACDVFESKMKAFVEVAKKNNADNGKNAEIKQYHYYRELLENKDIDAVVVATPDHWHAQIVVDAAKAGKDIYCEKPLALTVSEGRAMVNATRKYDRVFQTGNMQRSWRDFRHAVELVRNGYIGEIKEINVSIGEPIKQCSLPVQETPAGLDWNEWIGPSLYRGYHEDLCPVDANNSPWAWWRGYRDFGGGLITDWGAHMFDIAQWALDMDCSAPVNFLPPEKPGQTHGLTMVYKNGIRMNHKIWGGEGDENGVQFIGTEGRIEVSRSFLRTFPNEKRATQEIKKTDKRVYYSDNHYQDWVDAMKNRNRPISDVAIGHSTSALCNVANIAYELQRPLLWDAEKEQFTGDAWANMLLDRPYRGKWDYKNF, from the coding sequence ATGAACAGGAGAAATTTCATTGGAAAAGCTGCAGCCGGAGCAGCAGCAGTTACAGTAATTCCTCGCCATGTTATGGGTGGAAGCGGTTTTGTTGCCGCAAACGACAAAATCAACCTGGCTTACATTGGAAACGGCAAACAAATTTACACCTTGCTGAATGGTATTAACAAATGCAAAGAAACGGTAGCAGTTGCAGCCTGCGATGTGTTCGAAAGCAAAATGAAAGCATTTGTTGAAGTAGCCAAAAAGAACAATGCCGACAATGGTAAAAATGCTGAGATAAAACAGTATCACTATTACCGGGAATTGCTTGAAAACAAGGACATTGATGCTGTGGTTGTTGCTACTCCCGACCACTGGCATGCACAAATTGTAGTTGATGCCGCCAAAGCAGGAAAAGACATTTACTGCGAAAAACCACTGGCTTTAACTGTTTCAGAAGGTCGCGCAATGGTAAATGCCACCCGCAAATACGATCGTGTTTTCCAAACAGGAAATATGCAACGCTCGTGGCGCGATTTCCGCCATGCCGTAGAACTGGTTCGTAACGGTTATATTGGCGAAATTAAAGAGATCAATGTTAGTATTGGTGAGCCGATTAAACAATGCAGTTTACCTGTGCAGGAAACTCCGGCTGGTCTGGATTGGAACGAATGGATCGGGCCATCGTTGTACCGTGGTTATCACGAAGATTTATGCCCGGTTGACGCCAATAATTCACCGTGGGCATGGTGGCGAGGATACCGCGATTTTGGTGGTGGTTTAATTACCGACTGGGGTGCACACATGTTCGACATTGCTCAATGGGCTTTGGATATGGATTGTTCGGCACCCGTTAACTTCCTTCCACCTGAAAAACCGGGACAAACTCATGGGCTTACAATGGTGTATAAAAATGGTATTCGTATGAACCACAAAATTTGGGGAGGCGAAGGCGACGAAAATGGTGTTCAGTTTATTGGAACCGAAGGACGAATTGAAGTAAGCCGCAGCTTCCTGCGAACTTTCCCAAATGAAAAACGGGCAACTCAGGAGATTAAAAAAACAGACAAACGGGTTTATTACAGCGATAACCATTACCAGGATTGGGTAGATGCAATGAAAAACCGTAACCGTCCAATTTCTGATGTTGCAATAGGACATAGCACATCGGCATTGTGCAACGTGGCTAACATTGCCTATGAACTGCAGCGCCCATTGCTTTGGGATGCTGAAAAAGAACAATTCACCGGCGATGCCTGGGCAAATATGTTGCTTGACCGTCCTTACCGTGGAAAATGGGATTATAAAAACTTCTAA